The Oikeobacillus pervagus sequence TCCAAGATGAGATGAATAATCGTTCTACATTGCGGGGGTTATTAGAATTTGACGCAAAACGAAAACCGATTTCGATTGATGAAGTCGAGCCAGTGGAATCGATTTTTAAAAGATTTAAAACGGGGGCGATGTCTTACGGATCGATTAGCGAGGAGGCCCACGTGGCATTGGCAATCGCAATGAACCGTATTGGTGGAAAAAGTAATTCAGGTGAAGGTGGAGAGAAGGAAGAACGATTTTCGCCTTTGAAAAACGGGGATTCATTGAACAGCCGAATCAAACAAGTGGCATCAGGAAGATTCGGTGTAACAAGCCATTATCTTGTCCATTGTGATGAAATTCAAATCAAGATGGCGCAAGGAGCGAAACCAGGTGAGGGGGGACAACTCGCTGGCCATAAAGTAACATCTTCCATCGCCAAGACTCGGGGATCAACCCCTGGCATTGAACTGATCTCACCGCCGCCCCATCATGATATTTATTCGATCGAGGATTTAGCACAGCTCATTTTTGATTTGAAAAATGCGAATGAGAAAGCGCGAATAAATGTCAAGCTCGTTTCGGAGGCTGGGGTAGGAACGATTGCCGCTGGTGTCGCGAAAGCAAAGGCAGATGTGATTTTAATCAGTGGGTATGACGGTGGAACAGGTGCCGCATCCAAAACAAGTATCAAACACACAGGTGTACCTTGGGAACTAGGGTTAGCGGAAGCACATCAAACCTTGGTACTCAATGGCTTAAGAAACCAGGTCACCCTCGAAACAGATGGGAAACTCATGACAGGTCGAGATGTTGTCATTGCCGCCCTTTTAGGTGCAGAGGAGTTTGGCTTTTCCACATTGCCTCTTGTAGCACTTGGCTGTGTGATGATGAGAGTTTGTCATCTTGATACATGTCCTGTAGGCATTGCAACACAAAATCCTGAACTCCGAAAAAAAATGATGGGAACAGCTGAACATATCGTCCATTTAATGCATTTTATTGCGGAAGAGATGCGTGAATGGATGGCTGAGTTAGGGTTTAGGACAGTGGAGGAAATGGTAGGCCAATCAAATGTTTTAAAGAAATCTACAAAAGGAAATTGGAAAGCGCAGAAACTGGATTTTTCACCGCTTTTATTTCAGCAAGACGTTCCAAGAAAGTGGAATTCCGTAGAAGTAGAGGAGGATGTCCAATCCACATTAGATGTCCAAAAGTTGATCCCAATGGCGAAATTAACATTGGAAGACCATGAACGATTACATGTTCGTTCTTATATTGCCAATACAGATCGCTCTGTAGGAACGCGATTAGGAAGCGAAATTTCCAAGCGATTTGGTAGGGAAGGATTACCTGATCATACAATTCGAATTGATTTTCGCGGTATAGCGGGTCAAAGTTTCGCTGCTTTTATCCCGAATGGTCTGACCATGACATTGGAAGGAGAGGCCAATGATTATGTGGGAAAAGGGTTGTCAGGAGGGAAAGTCATCATGTTTCCACCTACCAAATCAACGATCCCTGCGGAGAAAAATATCATCATGGGCAATGCCGCCTTTTATGGAGCAACAAGTGGTGAAGCCTTTATTAATGGCAAAGCAGGTGAAAGATTCTGTGTAAGAAACAGCGGAGCAAATGTCGTTGTTGAAGGGGTAGGAGATCATGGATGTGAGTATATGACAGGAGGAAGAGTCGTTATTCTCGGGGAAGTAGGGAAAAACTTTGCAGCCGGAATGTCAGGTGGAATCGCCTATGTGTTTCCTCCAGATGAGATGGAATTTCGATCTTTATGTAATCCAGAACATGTCGATATCGAACAGTTAGAGGACCCAGGCGAAATCGAGTTTGTCAAAAAAATAGTCGATCAGCATTGGAAGTATACGGAAAGTTATGTAGCTGCCCAAATTATTCAAAATTGGGGAAAGAATGTCTCGCAATTTATACGAGTAATCCCTAAAGAGTTTAAAAAGAAATTAGTTTCGGATCGTTTCAGGAAAGATCAGCTTATTTTCAAGTCTTAGAGAGTAGGAGATTCATTAAGATGGATGGTTAAAAAATGGTAATCAATGATCGGGGGAAAGAAATATGGGAAAGACGACAGGATTTATGGAATACAAAAGGCGTCCCCTCCATTACCGGGACCCTTCAGAAAGAATCAATGATTGGCAAGAAATTGCCTCTCTCCCATCTGAAGATCTTCTTCAGGAACAAGCGGCACGTTGTATGGATTGCGCAGTTCCCTTTTGCCAGAATGGAAGTGTGTTAGCGGGGATGACAACTGGTTGTCCCGTATACAATCTCATCCCAGAATGGAATGACCTTGTTTTTAAAGGAAGATGGAAAGAAGCGTACTTGCGCTTAAAGAAAACCAATCCATTTCCAGAATTTACAGGTCGTGCGTGCCCAGCTCCATGTGAAGGGGGATGTGTTGCTTCCCTATATGAAAGTGCGGTGTCGATCAAAAATATTGAAAGGGCGATTATCGATAAAGCTTTTGAAGAAGGCTGGGTGATCCCCGCCCCTCCCAAAAAGCGAACTGGAAAGAAGGTAGCCGTCATCGGTTCGGGACCTGCAGGACTTGCAAGTGCTTCGCAACTAAATCTAAAAGGACATTCGGTTACGGTATATGAAAGAAATGACCGAATCGGCGGACTTTTAACTTATGGAATTCCGAAAATGAAAATCGAGCAGAAGGTGATCAACCGCCGCCTCTCCTTATTAGAAGAGGAAGGAATTCAATTTATCACTAATGTTGAAATCGGAAAGCAAGTGTCAATGGAGGAGTTACGTGCACAATATGATGCGGTCATTCTTTGTATCGGCGCGACTCGTCCAC is a genomic window containing:
- a CDS encoding glutamate synthase subunit beta, which codes for MGKTTGFMEYKRRPLHYRDPSERINDWQEIASLPSEDLLQEQAARCMDCAVPFCQNGSVLAGMTTGCPVYNLIPEWNDLVFKGRWKEAYLRLKKTNPFPEFTGRACPAPCEGGCVASLYESAVSIKNIERAIIDKAFEEGWVIPAPPKKRTGKKVAVIGSGPAGLASASQLNLKGHSVTVYERNDRIGGLLTYGIPKMKIEQKVINRRLSLLEEEGIQFITNVEIGKQVSMEELRAQYDAVILCIGATRPRDVQLKGRELQGIHFAMDFLHSNTKSLLDSNFTDGRFISAQGKDVIVIGGGDTASDCISTALRQNCKSLVQFDIYPERPKMRTGENPWPQYPIIHKMDTAQEEASYSFGKDPRSYSTSAVEFLGNEQGAVSGIMSRELRILKNERGEKKKEEVPLTEKIWPTQLVLLAIGFEGPETPLVQHLQENPNEKYATNEEGIFIAGDARRGQSLIVWAIQEGKEVADQCDRYLQNKQSV